The Oscillospiraceae bacterium genome has a window encoding:
- a CDS encoding TIGR01212 family radical SAM protein (This family includes YhcC from E. coli K-12, an uncharacterized radical SAM protein.), whose product MKSPFPHSAGFKRYYTEDYYFKSVFGEKTARLPIDAGFTCPNIDGTKGIGGCIYCSGRGSGDFSAESAFSVTEQLAQMREARSSKWEVKNYIAYFQAHTNTYAPPEKLRALFDEALTFPGVCGIYIATRPDCLDGGIISLLGEYSEKTKLSVELGLQTCNDVTAGIINRCHTYSDFLCGYQALKDVGIRVCVHIINGLPGENKDDMLYTVRETAKLRPDGIKIHLLHILRGTAAEDMLREGKIIPLTLDEYVDIVCDQLAILPPDTVIERITGDGKKNDLVAPLWSLKKFVVLNSIDKEMLRRDSFQGIKYYPGE is encoded by the coding sequence ATGAAATCGCCGTTTCCTCATTCCGCCGGATTTAAGCGTTATTACACCGAAGACTATTATTTTAAATCGGTTTTCGGTGAAAAAACCGCGCGCCTTCCCATAGACGCGGGCTTCACCTGCCCGAACATCGACGGCACGAAGGGCATAGGCGGATGTATATACTGCTCCGGACGTGGCAGCGGCGACTTTTCCGCGGAAAGCGCGTTTTCCGTTACGGAACAACTTGCTCAGATGCGTGAGGCGCGTTCGTCCAAATGGGAAGTCAAAAATTATATCGCCTATTTTCAGGCACATACGAATACCTACGCGCCGCCCGAAAAGCTCAGAGCACTGTTTGATGAAGCGCTTACATTTCCCGGAGTTTGCGGAATATACATTGCAACGCGCCCGGATTGCCTTGACGGCGGCATAATTTCTCTGCTCGGGGAATACAGCGAAAAGACAAAGCTCTCGGTAGAGCTCGGGCTTCAAACCTGCAATGACGTTACAGCCGGAATTATAAACAGATGCCACACTTATTCGGATTTTCTGTGCGGCTATCAGGCGCTTAAGGATGTGGGAATCCGCGTATGCGTCCATATAATAAACGGCCTGCCAGGTGAGAATAAAGACGATATGCTGTATACCGTCAGAGAAACCGCTAAGTTAAGACCCGATGGCATAAAAATACACCTGCTTCATATTTTACGCGGAACCGCCGCGGAAGATATGCTGCGGGAAGGGAAGATCATTCCGCTTACGCTCGACGAATATGTGGATATCGTCTGCGACCAGCTTGCAATCCTGCCGCCGGATACTGTGATAGAACGAATCACCGGTGATGGAAAAAAGAATGACCTTGTGGCTCCGCTCTGGAGCCTTAAAAAGTTCGTCGTTTTAAATTCCATCGACAAAGAAATGCTCCGCCGCGACAGCTTTCAAGGCATAAAATATTATCCCGGAGAATAA
- a CDS encoding MgtC/SapB family protein, translating to MNIITDFIKGLSELNVLTIIIRSLLAVTCGAAIGIEREIKRRAAGLRTHMLVCLGAAMVMMTNEYIVTAFGSGDPTRMAAQVVSGIGFLGAGTIIVTGSTHIRGLTTAAGMWAAASVGLAVGSGFYSGALIGTLIITIILTLLQRADRYFSNKSTYCDIYIELKDRVPLSSFLTETESNGMIIISFDKKQHPIICDGKPSFIATIHCKGTKSSDIPIKVSSFDSVEYAIGIGMQ from the coding sequence ATGAATATTATAACTGATTTTATAAAGGGATTGAGCGAATTGAATGTTTTGACAATTATAATCAGGTCGCTTCTTGCCGTTACATGCGGAGCGGCGATCGGAATAGAGCGTGAAATAAAAAGGCGCGCCGCCGGTCTGCGGACTCATATGCTCGTGTGCCTCGGCGCAGCCATGGTAATGATGACAAACGAATATATCGTGACCGCTTTCGGCTCGGGCGATCCGACGCGTATGGCGGCGCAGGTCGTCAGTGGTATCGGCTTTCTTGGCGCCGGAACGATAATAGTGACAGGCTCAACTCATATACGTGGTCTCACTACGGCAGCCGGAATGTGGGCCGCCGCGTCGGTCGGGCTCGCGGTAGGCTCCGGGTTTTATTCCGGCGCCCTTATCGGCACGCTTATAATAACCATCATTCTCACGCTGCTCCAGCGCGCAGACCGTTATTTCTCCAACAAGAGCACATACTGTGATATATATATCGAGCTTAAAGACAGAGTTCCTCTCAGCTCATTTTTAACGGAAACAGAATCAAACGGAATGATAATAATCAGCTTTGACAAAAAGCAGCATCCGATCATATGCGACGGCAAGCCTTCCTTTATTGCGACAATTCACTGCAAAGGCACAAAATCATCGGATATACCGATAAAGGTTTCCTCCTTCGACAGCGTAGAATATGCCATCGGTATCGGAATGCAGTAA
- the acpP gene encoding acyl carrier protein, producing the protein MIEKIKDLLAKQLRIDVNTITDNTNIIEDLGADSLDIVEMLMAIEEKFGVNVPDEDVPQLKTVKNVAEYIEANEK; encoded by the coding sequence ATGATAGAAAAAATAAAAGACCTGCTTGCCAAGCAGCTGAGAATTGATGTTAATACAATAACCGACAACACCAACATTATTGAGGATCTCGGCGCGGACAGTTTAGATATTGTCGAAATGCTCATGGCTATTGAAGAGAAGTTCGGCGTCAACGTTCCGGATGAAGACGTCCCTCAGCTTAAAACCGTGAAAAACGTAGCCGAATATATTGAAGCAAACGAAAAATAA
- a CDS encoding metalloregulator ArsR/SmtB family transcription factor produces MDENIDILCEECEIHTEIINKAERNMIDENSLYDLAELFKVFGDSTRIRILYALFEAEMCVCDIAGLLNMNQSAISHQLRILKQAGLVKYRREGKAVFYSLSDDHVRTILGQGAEHIAE; encoded by the coding sequence ATGGATGAAAACATCGATATTTTATGCGAAGAATGTGAAATTCATACGGAAATAATCAATAAAGCCGAACGGAATATGATAGATGAAAACAGCTTATACGATCTCGCGGAGCTTTTCAAGGTTTTCGGAGATTCAACGCGGATCAGGATACTTTATGCTTTGTTCGAGGCTGAAATGTGCGTCTGCGACATTGCCGGACTTTTAAACATGAATCAGTCCGCAATTTCGCATCAGCTGAGAATTTTGAAGCAGGCAGGGCTGGTAAAATACCGCCGTGAGGGTAAAGCTGTTTTTTATTCGCTTTCCGATGATCATGTCCGCACAATTCTCGGACAGGGCGCGGAGCATATCGCGGAATAA